Proteins found in one Quercus robur chromosome 2, dhQueRobu3.1, whole genome shotgun sequence genomic segment:
- the LOC126712381 gene encoding ATP sulfurylase 2 has translation MNDTRKRLLEMGYKNPILLLHPLGGFTKADDVPLDVRMEQHSKVLEDGILDPETTIVAIFPSPMHYAGPTEVQWHAKARINAGANFYVVGRDPAGMGHPTEKRDLYDPDHGKIVLSMALGLEKLNILPFRVAAYDTLEKKMAFFEPSRAKDFLFISGTKMRTYARTGENPPDGFMCPAGWNVLVKYYERLQAEEALQQQVVLTS, from the exons atgAATGACACACGCAAGCGACTTTTGGAAATGGGATACAAGAATCCGATTCTATTACTGCATCCTTTGGGAGGTTTCACAAAGGCAGATGATGTGCCCTTGGATGTTCGGATGGAGCAACATAGCAAG GTCCTAGAAGACGGAATTCTTGACCCTGAGACTACTATTGTAGCCATATTTCCATCACCTATGCATTATGCTGGTCCAACTGAAGTGCAGTGGCATGCCAAAGCAAGGATAAATGCAGGAGCCAATTTTTACGTTGTTGGTCGTGACCCTGCAGGTATGGGTCACCCGACTGAGAAGAGGGATTTATATGACCCTGATCATGGGAAAATAGTCTTAAGCATGGCTCTTGGCCTGGAGAAGCTAAATATTTTGCCATTCAGG GTGGCAGCCTACGACACCTTGGAAAAGAAGATGGCATTTTTTGAACCTTCACGTGCTAAAGATTTCCTCTTCATCTCCGGAACCAAG ATGCGAACTTATGCAAGGACTGGTGAGAACCCCCCTGATGGTTTTATGTGCCCTGCGGGATGGAATGTCCTCGTCAAATATTATGAGAGATTGCAAGCTGAAGAGGCGTTGCAGCAGCAAGTCGTGTTGACTAGTTAA
- the LOC126694874 gene encoding uncharacterized protein LOC126694874, producing the protein MVSWNVRGLNDSQKRLVVRNLLREWQCDVVCLQETKLAGIDRQLVCSIWGCLYVDWVALDADQMAGGVLIMWDKRVLEKLEVLVGSLSESVQWKGVEDGFIWACSGVYGPNDNNLRGDLWDELVGIQQYWNVPWCCFGDFNIVRFSSERRGGSRLTPAMEKISKFIEDLNLIDLPLEGGSFTWSSGTDQPSMSRIDRAPVSQDWEQHFLDMIQQILPRPVSDHFPILLEAGGVARGKSLFRFENMWLKTNGFVDRVDSWWNRHSFSGTPSYVFTKKLKEDIIQWNRQEFGNVGCRKKELLGALELLDAKEGVLGLTKTERNKKIEVRSQVEHLLFVEEIS; encoded by the coding sequence ATGGTTTCATGGAATGTTAGAGGTTTGAATGACTCCCAGAAACGTTTGGTAGTGAGAAACTTGTTACGTGAGTGGCAGTGTGATGTTGTATGCCTTCAAGAAACAAAGCTTGCCGGGATAGATAGACAGCTGGTTTGCAGCATATGGGGTTGTTTGTATGTGGATTGGGTGGCTCTAGATGCTGATCAAATGGCTGGTGGGGTCTTGATTATGTGGGATAAGAGGGTTTTAGAAAAGTTGGAGGTTTTGGTGGGCTCGCTTTCGGAGTCGGTTCAATGGAAAGGTGTGGAGGACGGTTTTATTTGGGCATGTTCAGGGGTGTATGGCCCGAACGATAACAATTTGAGGGGTGATTTATGGGATGAGTTGGTTGGTATTCAGCAGTATTGGAATGTTCCTTGGTGTtgttttggggattttaataTTGTTCGTTTTTCTAGTGAACGGAGGGGTGGGTCTAGGCTTACTCCAGCTAtggaaaaaatttctaaatttattgAAGATTTAAACTTGATAGATTTGCCGTTGGAGGGAGGGAGTTTTACATGGTCTAGTGGTACTGACCAGCCATCCATGTCTAGGATTGATAGGGCTCCGGTGTCACAGGACTGGGAGCAACACTTTTTGGATATGATCCAACAGATTCTACCACGACCTGTTTCAGATCATTTCCCAATTCTTTTGGAGGCAGGGGGTGTGGCGAGGGGGAAAAGTCTCTTTcggtttgagaatatgtggttgaAAACGAACGGGTTTGTTGATAGAGTAGATTCATGGTGGAATCGCCATTCTTTTTCGGGTACTCCTAGTTATGTGTTtactaaaaaattgaaagaagacATTATTCAGTGGAATCGCCAAGAGTTTGGCAATGTTGGATGCAGGAAGAAAGAATTATTGGGGGCTCTAGAGTTACTAGATGCTAAGGAAGGGGTTCTTGGACTCACTAAGACGGAGAGAAATAAGAAGATTGAAGTGAGATCGCAAGTAGAGCATCTTCTTTTTGTAGAGGAGATTTCTTAG
- the LOC126694882 gene encoding uncharacterized protein LOC126694882, whose amino-acid sequence MNTSVNVNVWHPPPASVFKLNFDAAIFSDLNSSGVGAMIRNEKGEVVAAILAKGPPVGDSEEAEILACRKVLEFAIDASFSELVNEGDNVNVMKSISSTGVNQSRLGHIIEDILSLAHGLRWVNVSAV is encoded by the coding sequence ATGAATACGAGTGTAAATGTAAATGTATGGCATCCTCCTCCTGCATCAGTTTTCAAGTTGAACTTTGATGCTGCAATTTTTTCGGACTTGAATAGTTCCGGAGTTGGTGCAATGATTCGTAATGAGAAGGGAGAGGTGGTGGCAGCTATCTTGGCTAAAGGCCCACCGGTGGGAGATAGTGAAGAGGCTGAAATTTTAGCCTGTAGAAAAGTGTTGGAGTTTGCAATTGATGCAAGTTTTTCAGAACTGGTTAATGAAGGGGATAACGTCAATGTCATGAAATCCATCTCTTCCACTGGAGTAAACCAGTCTCGGTTAGGCCATATTATTGAGGATATTTTAAGTCTTGCTCATGGACTTCGTTGGGTGAATGTTAGCGCTGTGTAA